The following coding sequences are from one Triticum aestivum cultivar Chinese Spring chromosome 5A, IWGSC CS RefSeq v2.1, whole genome shotgun sequence window:
- the LOC123103329 gene encoding protein CLMP1 — MGKSGAKKKKPSPSATAAATTTAAKSPPAAAEQKAPPPAPPVANGAAQHQAPADPGVLLRRAHELKEEGNRLFQSRDYAGALRQYELALRLAPRGHPDRAVFHSNRAACLLQLRPVDHKAVAEECSLALQAEPRFPRALLRRARALEALGRYELALADTLALLALDPNHRDAIDLSHRLRSRISSSSSSSTASAASTHEPTSRPSPAALGASAVVAGLGPSLPSRPFPKKQSPPSPPPPQQQPGPAMTKFNSSPTPKLVPFSNSPSSSAKASTADISQKTVPALSVPSTQPVTETSLINRKVVTRWRPLKLVYGHDIRLGEMPEKCSFQTLREVVAKRFPSSKAVLMKYKDADGDLVTITCTSELRLAEACGVGTDAMEGDTKLPMLRLHIVEVSPEQEPPLPTEEQKLEEEELLITGEDSSSHTSAEVANAEVTKPDLENGVAEQSTLTGKKDCGHAECKEAEIDDWLLQFAELFRNQVGIDADAHLDLHEVGMELCSEALEETVTSEEAQSLFEMAAAKFQEVAALALFNWGNVHMCAARKRIPLDESSPKEIMSAQLRTAYDWVLERYALAGHKYEEALNIKQDFYEGLLALGQQHFETAKLHWSFALADKADLSTWDSSETFKLFDSAEEKMRAATEMWEKVEEQRMLELKTPGATEKDEVLKKRKKQHSADGQGELTPEEAAEQAAVMRQQIHLFWGNMLFERSQVEFKLVVGDWKKNLDASVERFKLAGASESDISTVLKNHFSNAVSECEEKKVMPSGTGSSQTSDGIDDESVVES, encoded by the coding sequence ATGGGCAAGTCCGGCGCCAAAAAGAAGAAGCCCTCcccttccgccaccgccgccgccaccacaacCGCCGCCAAATCGCCGCCAGCCGCAGCAGAGCAGaaggccccgccgcccgcgccccccgTAGCGAACGGGGCGGCGCAGCACCAGGCCCCGGCGGACCCCGGCGTGCTCCTGCGCCGCGCGCACGAGCTCAAGGAGGAGGGCAACCGCCTGTTCCAGTCGCGCGACTACGCCGGCGCGCTGCGGCAGTACGAGCTCGCCCTCCGCCTTGCCCCGCGTGGCCATCCCGACCGCGCCGTCTTCCACAGCAACCGCGCCGCCTGCCTCCTGCAGCTCCGCCCCGTCGACCACAAGGCCGTCGCGGAGGAGTGCTCCCTCGCGCTCCAGGCCGAGCCGCGCTTCCCGCGAGCCCTTCTCCGCCGGGCCCGCGCACTTGAGGCGCTCGGCCGCTACGAGCTCGCACTCGCCGACACCCTCGCGCTCCTCGCCCTCGACCCCAACCACCGCGACGCTATCGACCTCTCCCACCGCCTTCGCTCccgcatctcctcctcctcctcctcctccacggcctCCGCCGCCTCCACCCACGAACCCACCAGCCGCCCTTCCCCCGCCGCCCTCGGTGCCTCGGCCGTTGTGGCCGGCCTTGGCCCATCCCTCCCTTCCCGTCCCTTCCCAAAGAAACAATCGCCTCCGTCGCCTCCTCCTCCACAGCAGCAACCAGGTCCTGCGATGACTAAATTTAATTCTTCGCCAACGCCCAAGTTGGTGCCTTTCTCCAACTCTCCGTCATCTTCTGCCAAGGCTTCAACTGCTGATATTTCTCAGAAGACTGTGCCAGCACTGTCAGTGCCCTCAACCCAACCAGTGACGGAGACATCGCTCATTAACAGGAAGGTTGTGACGAGATGGAGGCCCCTCAAGCTGGTGTATGGCCATGACATTAGGCTTGGGGAGATGCCTGAAAAATGCAGCTTCCAGACGCTCCGGGAAGTTGTGGCGAAGCGCTTCCCATCATCCAAGGCTGTGTTGATGAAGTATAAGGATGCCGATGGTGATCTAGTTACCATCACTTGCACATCAGAACTACGATTGGCCGAGGCTTGTGGTGTTGGCACCGATGCAATGGAAGGTGATACTAAGCTCCCCATGTTGAGGCTGCACATTGTTGAAGTAAGTCCAGAGCAGGAGCCTCCGCTGCCAACAGAAGAGCagaagctggaggaggaggagttgttgATCACCGGTGAGGATAGCTCTTCACATACTTCTGCAGAGGTAGCTAATGCCGAGGTAACAAAGCCAGATCTGGAGAACGGAGTTGCTGAACAGAGCACTCTGACAGGGAAGAAAGATTGTGGCCATGCTGAGTGCAAGGAAGCTGAGATTGATGATTGGTTGCTTCAGTTTGCAGAACTGTTCCGGAACCAGGTTGGGATCGATGCTGATGCACATCTGGACCTTCATGAAGTAGGAATGGAGCTGTGCTCTGAAGCACTTGAGGAAACAGTGACCAGCGAGGAGGCCCAATCCCTATTTGAGATGGCTGCAGCAAAATTCCAGGAGGTCGCTGCCTTGGCGTTATTTAACTGGGGAAATGTGCACATGTGTGCAGCAAGGAAGCGCATACCTCTTGATGAATCTTCTCCAAAGGAAATCATGTCTGCTCAGCTCCGAACAGCTTATGACTGGGTGCTAGAGAGGTATGCTCTTGCAGGCCACAAGTATGAGGAGGCCCTGAACATCAAGCAAGATTTCTATGAAGGGCTTCTTGCTTTAGGCCAGCAACACTTTGAGACCGCAAAGCTTCACTGGTCATTTGCATTGGCAGACAAGGCTGACCTGTCTACCTGGGATTCTTCAGAGACATTCAAGCTTTTTGATAGTGCTGAGGAGAAGATGAGGGCTGCAACAGAGATGTGGGAGAAAGTGGAAGAACAGAGAATGCTAGAGTTAAAAACACCTGGTGCGACCGAGAAGGATGAGGTGttgaagaaaagaaagaagcaacaCAGTGCAGATGGTCAAGGGGAGTTGACACCGGAGGAGGCAGCTGAGCAGGCAGCCGTAATGAGGCAACAGATTCACCTATTTTGGGGCAATATGCTTTTTGAGCGCTCTCAAGTGGAATTCAAGCTTGTTGTCGGTGATTGGAAGAAGAATCTCGATGCTTCTGTTGAAAGGTTTAAGTTGGCTGGAGCTTCAGAATCAGATATCTCCACGGTGCTGAAGAACCATTTTTCCAATGCAGTCTCTGAGTGCGAAGAGAAGAAAGTTATGCCTTCAGGCACAGGAAGTTCCCAAACAAGTGACGGCATTGATGATGAATCTGTGGTTGAAAGCTAA